In a single window of the Rubinisphaera margarita genome:
- a CDS encoding 3-oxoacyl-[acyl-carrier-protein] synthase III C-terminal domain-containing protein, which translates to MPDSVYINALGKCLPGHPVSNSEMEDYIGRIRGRPSRLGKIALRHNQIQQRHYAIQPDGSTNWTVARLQHTALEDALRQSEIVPRDLSFLACGTSQNDVLLPGIGSMVHAESRLPPLEVASFQSVCASSMMALKYALLQIQSGEHTTAAVTAGEFASRFFRPGHYEGTVALNADEGLPLAAEYLRWTLSDGAGAAILEAKPNSHGRSLRIDWIRLRSFADRFDACMVAGKPLRQFSESPQPWNLHATLDDAIRQGAFFLWQDFDLLEQMLPVWVNAYVTLIREGLIRVDEIDLFLCHYSTHGLRKQLVPLMKKAGCMIPEERWFNNLYTRGNTGSASLLLMLEELLNEGRLVPGQRLLCAVPESGRAIVSFMQLTVI; encoded by the coding sequence ATGCCGGATTCTGTCTATATCAACGCTCTCGGCAAATGCCTTCCGGGGCATCCGGTTTCCAATTCTGAGATGGAAGACTACATCGGTCGCATCCGCGGGCGTCCCTCTAGGCTCGGCAAAATCGCCTTACGGCACAACCAGATTCAGCAGCGGCACTATGCGATCCAGCCGGATGGCTCGACGAATTGGACGGTAGCCCGCCTGCAGCACACGGCATTGGAAGATGCTCTGCGGCAGTCGGAGATCGTTCCGCGAGATCTCTCGTTCCTGGCGTGCGGCACTTCTCAGAACGATGTGCTCTTGCCGGGTATCGGGAGCATGGTTCACGCGGAAAGCCGGTTGCCCCCGCTGGAGGTGGCCAGTTTCCAGAGTGTTTGTGCCAGCAGCATGATGGCCCTGAAGTACGCCCTGCTTCAGATCCAGTCGGGAGAACATACGACGGCGGCTGTCACCGCAGGTGAGTTTGCCAGTCGCTTTTTCCGCCCCGGGCATTACGAAGGAACCGTTGCTCTGAACGCCGATGAGGGACTCCCGCTGGCGGCGGAGTATCTCCGGTGGACTCTCTCGGATGGAGCAGGAGCCGCCATTCTCGAAGCGAAACCGAATTCACATGGCCGCAGTCTGAGGATTGACTGGATCCGGCTTCGATCCTTCGCCGACCGGTTCGATGCCTGCATGGTCGCCGGAAAACCGCTGAGGCAGTTCAGCGAGAGTCCACAGCCGTGGAACCTTCACGCGACTCTTGATGACGCTATTCGACAGGGAGCGTTCTTCCTCTGGCAGGACTTCGACCTGCTGGAGCAGATGCTGCCGGTGTGGGTGAATGCTTACGTCACGCTGATTCGAGAAGGACTGATTCGCGTCGACGAAATCGATCTGTTTCTCTGTCACTACTCCACGCATGGTCTGCGAAAGCAGCTGGTTCCGCTCATGAAGAAAGCCGGCTGCATGATTCCTGAAGAGCGATGGTTTAATAATCTCTACACACGCGGGAACACCGGCTCGGCGTCTCTGCTGCTGATGCTGGAAGAACTCTTGAATGAAGGACGTCTCGTACCCGGGCAGCGGCTATTGTGCGCGGTTCCCGAAAGCGGGCGGGCGATCGTTTCATTTATGCAGTTAACTGTTATTTGA
- a CDS encoding M48 family metallopeptidase, giving the protein MFSFRILLVVLVLVSGLVAFGCRSTPVSNRKQLVLIPEHHEVQLGMQAYEEILAEEKVSTNQHYIEMVNRVGKRIAEASGHDEYLWEFRVIDSPTANAFALPGGKVAIYEGILPICENEAGLAVVMSHEVAHAIARHGGERMTQQGAVTAAGKVIDFYSKDREKKEQERVRAIFGAASQYGYILPYSRKHETEADEIGLILMSRAGYDPREAPRFWKRFGQLNSEKPPEFMSTHPSDERRAADLEAMLPEALAEYEQAPEQFALGKPIFSTGNLAGKPPAGDSKIVPAAALQGPETDDPFFSQP; this is encoded by the coding sequence ATGTTTTCATTCCGTATCCTTCTGGTCGTGCTGGTACTGGTCTCCGGACTGGTCGCCTTCGGCTGCCGCTCCACGCCCGTAAGCAACCGCAAGCAACTGGTCCTGATTCCAGAGCATCACGAGGTTCAACTCGGCATGCAGGCCTACGAAGAGATTCTGGCCGAAGAGAAGGTCTCGACGAATCAGCATTACATCGAGATGGTCAATCGGGTCGGGAAACGTATTGCCGAGGCTTCGGGCCACGATGAATACCTGTGGGAATTCCGGGTCATCGATTCCCCGACCGCGAATGCGTTCGCACTCCCCGGGGGCAAGGTCGCCATTTATGAGGGGATCCTGCCGATCTGCGAGAATGAAGCCGGTCTGGCCGTGGTGATGTCTCACGAAGTTGCGCACGCGATCGCCCGACATGGTGGCGAACGAATGACACAACAGGGCGCGGTCACAGCCGCAGGCAAAGTCATCGACTTCTATTCGAAGGATCGCGAGAAGAAGGAACAGGAACGCGTGCGGGCCATTTTCGGAGCCGCCTCTCAATATGGATACATTCTCCCCTACAGCCGGAAGCATGAAACGGAAGCGGACGAAATCGGCCTGATCCTGATGTCCCGAGCCGGCTACGATCCTCGCGAAGCCCCGCGATTCTGGAAACGGTTCGGACAACTGAACTCGGAGAAGCCCCCGGAATTCATGTCGACGCACCCGTCCGACGAGCGGCGAGCCGCCGATCTCGAGGCGATGCTGCCCGAAGCACTGGCGGAGTATGAACAGGCTCCCGAACAGTTCGCTCTGGGCAAGCCGATCTTCAGCACGGGAAACCTAGCCGGGAAACCACCCGCCGGGGACTCCAAGATCGTTCCTGCCGCTGCTCTGCAGGGTCCGGAAACGGATGATCCGTTCTTCTCTCAACCGTAA
- a CDS encoding iron-containing redox enzyme family protein yields MSQLAEAVLQDLLIVWSNFDSQLNQVPIIEKLQRKKFRLEDYRTLLLNLRQQVIEGSGWISRAASSMTPPFAEFRSRLLLHAVTEHRDYELLEQDFLSVGGTLEEIQAASKNIGSEAFSAYMYHQASQPNPLPLLGAMFIIEGLGQHKASQWGRAIKEQLQLDADQVKFLLYHGENDPSHMEEFHELLTLNDWLTEATAERTVTIAKVVARLYRLQLEELE; encoded by the coding sequence GTGTCACAACTGGCTGAAGCGGTTTTACAGGACCTGTTGATTGTCTGGAGCAACTTTGATTCGCAGCTGAATCAGGTGCCGATCATCGAGAAGCTGCAGCGGAAGAAGTTTCGTCTCGAGGACTATCGCACGCTGCTGCTCAACCTGCGGCAACAGGTGATTGAGGGCTCCGGCTGGATCAGCAGAGCGGCGTCATCGATGACGCCACCGTTCGCTGAGTTCCGATCGCGGTTGCTGCTGCATGCCGTCACTGAACATCGCGATTATGAACTCCTCGAACAGGATTTTCTTTCCGTCGGCGGGACGCTGGAAGAGATTCAGGCGGCCAGCAAGAACATTGGCTCTGAGGCATTCTCGGCTTACATGTATCATCAGGCATCACAGCCTAATCCGTTGCCGTTGCTGGGGGCGATGTTCATCATCGAAGGGCTTGGCCAGCACAAAGCCTCACAATGGGGCAGGGCGATCAAGGAGCAGTTGCAGCTGGACGCGGATCAGGTGAAGTTCCTGCTGTATCATGGCGAGAATGATCCCTCGCACATGGAAGAGTTCCATGAACTGTTAACGTTGAACGATTGGCTGACGGAAGCAACGGCAGAGCGAACCGTGACCATCGCGAAAGTCGTCGCCCGACTCTATCGCCTGCAACTCGAAGAACTCGAGTAA
- a CDS encoding PDZ domain-containing protein yields the protein MTLSNAAKLFVAVAAISFSAVSVQAGERLYLVKPDVDHHHHDDVPKLGFYGKQTCYGMVVKGVVKGSEAWRIGLEEGDVIVSIDGYHLHDSGDYERALRRAGHHADLRVKDVRGRGIFTIHADLDRCRGEIKYYSYRD from the coding sequence ATGACGCTTTCCAATGCTGCCAAACTGTTCGTTGCTGTCGCCGCGATCTCCTTCTCCGCTGTCTCGGTTCAGGCTGGTGAGCGACTCTATCTGGTGAAGCCGGATGTCGATCATCATCATCACGACGACGTGCCTAAACTCGGCTTCTACGGCAAGCAGACCTGCTACGGCATGGTTGTGAAGGGTGTGGTCAAAGGCTCCGAAGCCTGGCGAATCGGCTTGGAAGAAGGGGACGTGATCGTCAGCATCGACGGCTACCATCTGCACGACTCAGGCGACTATGAACGAGCACTTCGCCGAGCCGGGCATCATGCTGACCTGCGAGTCAAGGACGTCCGCGGCCGAGGAATCTTCACGATCCACGCCGACCTGGATCGCTGCCGCGGCGAGATCAAGTACTACTCCTACCGCGACTAA